AAAAATCTCAGAATTCACTACCAATCCAAGTCAACCAATCAATCCATCCTTTCAACTTTCCTCAGAACTGCAATCCTATCTAAGTGGAAGGTCATTATTAGTAGACGAGCTCCCATTTTCAATCCATACCCTGCACGAACACTATATGAATGGCTATATTTTATATGAACAGGGTGTCAACAAAGGTCAATGTCATCGCTGTGGAAATAACAAACCTCATCTATTTGCCACCTTCCATTGTTCCAGATGCCACACCGGATGCACCTACTGCCGGAACTGCATCATGATGGGCAGGGTGTCTGAGTGCACGCCTCTCATAAGGTGGAATGGTCCAGAACCGGATTCTCCACCGGGAACGTTCGACTGGACCGGAACCCTTTCAGAAGCGCAAAAAGCAGCCTCGGAACAAATGATATCTGCCGTTAAAGCCAACAACGACCTTCTCGTCTGGGCCGTATGCGGAGCCGGAAAGACGGAGGTTCTTTTCGAAGGGATAGATGAAGCCCTTCGGCAAAACAAGAGAGTCTGTATTGCCGCACCCCGTACCGATGTCATCCTGGAACTGTCTCCCCGCCTCAAAAAAGTCTTTCCTCAAACAAAGGTCACCACCCTGTACGGGGGTTCCGAGGAACGACACAGCTATGGTCAACTTGTTCTCTCTACTACCCATCAACTCTACAGGTACAAAGAAGCCTTCGATGTCATGATCATAGACGAGGTCGACGCCTTTCCCTATTCCTACGATTCCTCCCTGCAAGGGGCAGTAGAAAAAGCCCGGAAGCCCCAATCGTCCATCATATACCTGACAGCAACCCCGGATCAGAAAACGCAACAGGAATGTGCCCGGGGAAAAAGAAACTTCATTGGAATCCCGGCCCGCTTCCATCGTCATCCAATCCCACTTCCCAAGTTTGTCTGGTGTGACCTCTGGAAAAAATCCCTGAAGAAAAATCGAATCCCCCTCGCACTGAAAAAATGGGTTTCAATAAGGCTCCAGCAATCGAAACAAGCCCTGATTTTCTTTCCCACAGTCGACCTTATGGAAAAGGCCCTGCCTCTATTTCAAGACATGCATCCCCTCATTGAATCGGTTCACGCCGAAGATCCCAAACGAAAAGAAAAAGTAATGAAGATGAGACAGGGAGAAATTCCGATTCTACTCACGACGACCATTCTAGAACGGGGAGTGACGATCCCGAACATCGATGTGGCCGTCCTTGGGGCAGAAGAAAAGATTTTCACCGAAAGTGCCCTCGTTCAGATCGCCGGCAGGGTGGGAAGGAGCGCTGACTATCCAACGGGGGATATTGTGTATTTCCATTACGGCCGCACAAGGGAGATGATCAAGGCGCTCCTCCATATCGATCAAATGAATAAGGAAGCGGAGAAAAGGGGATTGCTTCATGGTCATTAACTGTTTGAATTGTAATAGCGAAGTGGAAGAAGTATGGTCGTGGAGAGGGTTATTCTACAGGGAACCCCAATTTCTGTGTCAGGAATGTGAGAGTCAGTTGGAGAAGATAGAAGGAGTGCGCTGCTGGGGGTGCTCCCGTTCACTGGAGCCCCTGCCATTGAGTCTCGTGAAAGGAGAGATCTGCTTGGACTGTCATCGATGGGAATTGGATCCGGAGTGGAAGGGAATTCTCCATAAAAACGATTCATTGTACCACTATAATGATTTTCTGAAATTGTATTTGGCCAGATACAAATACCGGGGGGATCACGCGTTGGCCAAAGCCTTCTCGCATACTATTAAATCTTTTCTTACAAAAATAGAATATGACCTTATCATCCCCATTCCCCTAAGTAGTGAACGACTCTATGAAAGAGGGTTCAATCAATCTACCGCTCTACTCGAAGAATCAGAGGTCCGTCCCTCACATATCCTCACACGTTTGCATTCTGAAAAGCAGTCGAAGAAGACTCGCGCTGAGCGTCTTCGCCAGGTGCAGGTTTTTCAGTTGGCAGAGTGTGATGTGAAAGGCAAATCGATTCTGCTGTTTGATGATATTTATACGACGGGGACGACGTTGAGGCAGGCGGCGAAGTTACTGAAGGAAGCAGGGGCTGACGAGGTTTCTTCACTGACTCTCGCGAGGGGTTAAAGCAATGCTCCTTTCTGCCGATATAAGGGATAAGAGAAACTTGACCGGGAGGGAAACATTATGTCAGAAGTCATCAACTGTCCACGCTGCAACGCGATTTTTATGCAAAATAAATTCCGTGATGTGTGTGACAAGTGTTATAGAGAAGAAGAGAACATGTATGAGACCGTCTACCAATTTTTGAAGAAGCGGGAGAACCGCGCGGCGACCATGGATCGGGTCATTGAAGTGACGGGAGTAGACGAGGAACTTCTATATAAATGGGTGAAAAAAGGCCGTATCCAGACGAGGCAATTTCCCAATATGGGTTATCCTTGTGATAAATGTGGAAAGATTATTGGGACGGGACGGATTTGCGGTGATTGTTCTTCTGAACTTGCCAGTGATCTGAAAAAATTTGAAACGGAACAGGAATGGAAGAAAAAATCCCAGGAATCGGGTCAGAGAACCTATTACACGATGAGAGATAAGAACTAGTCGTAAGGAATGGAATTCAGGAAGAACTAACCAGTCCTTGACACTAAACAAAACCT
The DNA window shown above is from Rossellomorea vietnamensis and carries:
- a CDS encoding DEAD/DEAH box helicase, which produces MQLRFALMDHSLIPEPLLKEPHPLLQKISEFTTNPSQPINPSFQLSSELQSYLSGRSLLVDELPFSIHTLHEHYMNGYILYEQGVNKGQCHRCGNNKPHLFATFHCSRCHTGCTYCRNCIMMGRVSECTPLIRWNGPEPDSPPGTFDWTGTLSEAQKAASEQMISAVKANNDLLVWAVCGAGKTEVLFEGIDEALRQNKRVCIAAPRTDVILELSPRLKKVFPQTKVTTLYGGSEERHSYGQLVLSTTHQLYRYKEAFDVMIIDEVDAFPYSYDSSLQGAVEKARKPQSSIIYLTATPDQKTQQECARGKRNFIGIPARFHRHPIPLPKFVWCDLWKKSLKKNRIPLALKKWVSIRLQQSKQALIFFPTVDLMEKALPLFQDMHPLIESVHAEDPKRKEKVMKMRQGEIPILLTTTILERGVTIPNIDVAVLGAEEKIFTESALVQIAGRVGRSADYPTGDIVYFHYGRTREMIKALLHIDQMNKEAEKRGLLHGH
- a CDS encoding ComF family protein — encoded protein: MVINCLNCNSEVEEVWSWRGLFYREPQFLCQECESQLEKIEGVRCWGCSRSLEPLPLSLVKGEICLDCHRWELDPEWKGILHKNDSLYHYNDFLKLYLARYKYRGDHALAKAFSHTIKSFLTKIEYDLIIPIPLSSERLYERGFNQSTALLEESEVRPSHILTRLHSEKQSKKTRAERLRQVQVFQLAECDVKGKSILLFDDIYTTGTTLRQAAKLLKEAGADEVSSLTLARG
- a CDS encoding TIGR03826 family flagellar region protein, which gives rise to MSEVINCPRCNAIFMQNKFRDVCDKCYREEENMYETVYQFLKKRENRAATMDRVIEVTGVDEELLYKWVKKGRIQTRQFPNMGYPCDKCGKIIGTGRICGDCSSELASDLKKFETEQEWKKKSQESGQRTYYTMRDKN